A genomic region of Bactrocera dorsalis isolate Fly_Bdor chromosome 3, ASM2337382v1, whole genome shotgun sequence contains the following coding sequences:
- the LOC105223863 gene encoding uncharacterized protein LOC105223863 produces MSKPQAKATQLRNGTKATAGTIARAKPTTSNPAKTVSGAAKVNTQLKKTTSSTTTATKRADEEKLKLKSTTQTRRTEPTTLKKSRTPRDVVKPTQNSVIKKTTPTNRVASTSKATNQNIKATAQRNVAATTRKAGVSELPMRAKQNRDIADAVKKKLSTTSKPNAVLDTYHSVTVVSPPPRRRENTTERSDDHTIPTRAIKDKVVEPADLDTAAIKVDADEPPKRVRTHSLKEEDIIVLRTDSAKRRSEQQILADVTIVSRHETDYLKLDTDEVIDQKPVVKEPVAFEVAFDEPLSSKAKSKSREPSVTRNKSEHAHNAKPSDSKGEPETDNYSDDFETYESDFETGSSTQNGSSGETESDSSPHSVCSEDEDNSKSSVSSTTQEETSKSGDEVPVNDTDCEEETELTQYPITVIQRDREIERKLDSGNYEMNSRRYPKLSELATQINERHFDSMDTTYSVASTDQLDSGISSYANTNNTQAEVDKFGGIVCTYGGYADFNTRPILRKRGIELMNKIQFDTLTFSLFELKPISYEVYMQTYGTLNTTQSSTQTNENRMASESQTDSFDVRTMWTQHPPQYDLQTVQKFATGMHGLMAIQNCCGESPLDEAYTLHNSSADEYDVSLQKLALLRQNNSKDVVSAQLSSLHKPLDFEKLNAFLLRSSLLISKVLCSTHDNAAEDHLTKVAQNYKSFQEISAGYVQLETNFLNALRVVHVFASARHDLIITVHASPADADVYRCDFSQLLMVWSTSDSTNPFRLLSTWSEVCRVEICYDNTDIVVCGLHDGSIAMWDLRETYSYCSKLDGYLTHFAATQSVVPNWTASKEPAHRLSDLGAVVDVRSFRTPQRVIAPGSYRSIQFATLNDNGLLSVWTLVETNVKHYEFSTLKAADTHRNHKRGSAAMLNSRYEYSSPWARVKLMQSAICDLRDYLEHGLHRIQTQFEMTKQLFQKEIYSDEILRELHGTKSAQQQRQQLQGLRFTGIDTGCERIYVCTNRNFVLSCSKSLKSERFRKINITESGLLFATALQVLTNENFLAVGLSNGSVMIVNCNQQKLSTQRNSETKRLDTASSYADNRLKDVYTPQMPDIDPITGKSCAIQNIILNERRLLSKAVSAYETSYETRPSTAAYIALISNQKRPFELCVYDQQIILSGSALRKDLVQSLQLSSDGWRLFALTNGQVRTYDFYLDRELGTPALDGSSSEQRVMEIAVAKSSQNANNLIVLDEENYVEVHLLKH; encoded by the exons GGTACTAAGGCTACGGCAGGCACGATAGCAAGAGCAAAACCTACCACAAGTAATCCCGCAAAAACCGTAAGTGGAGCTGCTAAAGTAAACACGCAACTTAAAAAGACAACGAGCTCTACAACAACTGCCACCAAGCGTGCAGACGAGGAAAAGCTGAAACTTAAAAGCACCACACAAACCCGGCGAACAGAGCCTACCACTCTCAAGAAGAGCCGAACACCGCGCGATGTTGTGAAACCAACACAAAACTCCGTTATAAAGAAAACCACACCCACCAACCGTGTAGCCAGTACATCCAAAGCAACGAATCAAAATATAAAAGCCACGGCGCAGAGaaatgtggcagcaacaacaaggaaGGCTGGCGTTAGTGAACTGCCTATGCGCGCTAAACAAAATCGCGATATTGCAGATGCCGTTAAGAAGAAACTTTCAACCACAAGCAAACCCAATGCCGTTTTAGATACGTATCACAGCGTCACAGTTGTCTCCCCACCGCCACGACGTAGAGAAAATACAACAGAACGCAGCGACGATCACACTATACCCACCAGAGCTATTAAAGACAAAGTTGTGGAACCGGCTGATCTAGACACTGCCGCGATCAAGGTGGATGCTGATGAACCACCAAAGCGTGTGCGCACACATTCCTTGAAAGAGGAAGATATCATCGTATTGCGTACAGACTCGGCGAAACGCAGAAGTGAACAACAGATACTAGCAGACGTGACAATAGTCAGCCGCCATGAGACGGACTATTTAAAATTGGACACAGATGAAGTGATCGACCAAAAGCCGGTTGTCAAAGAACCTGTAGCATTTGAAGTGGCCTTCGATGAACCATTGAGCAGTAAAGCCAAATCTAAGTCTCGAGAACCGTCAGTAACGCGAAACAAATCTGAACATGCACATAATGCAAAACCCAGTGATTCTAAAGGGGAACCGGAGACGGATAATTACTCAGATGACTTTGAAACATATGAATCGGACTTTGAGACTGGCTCGTCGACGCAAAATGGTTCGTCGGGGGAAACTGAAAGCGATTCATCACCACACAGCGTTTGCAGCGAAGATGAAGATAATAGTAAAAGCAGTGTTTCTTCAACAACGCAAGAGGAAACAAGTAAAAGCGGTGATGAAGTGCCCGTTAATGACACCGATTGCGAGGAAGAAACTGAATTAACACAATATCCGATAACAGTGATTCAACGCGATAGGGAAATTGAGCGTAAACTGGACTCTGGAAATTATGAAATGAACTCGCGTAGGTATCCAAAGCTTTCTGAGCTGGCGACACAAATTAATGAGCGGCATTTCGACAGCATGGACACCACTTACAGCGTAGCTTCGACGGATCAGCTCGACTCGGGCATCAGCAGTTACGCTAACACGAATAACACACAAGCGGAGGTCGACAAATTCGGCGGAATTGTATGCACCTACGGCGGTTATGCCGATTTCAATACGCGTCCCATACTGCGCAAGCGCGGCATCGAGCTAATgaacaaaattcaatttgacACTTTAACATTTTCGCTGTTCGAACTCAAGCCCATCAGCTATGAGGTTTACATGCAAACTTATGGCACGCTAAATACCACTCAGAGCTCAACACAAACCAACGAAAACCGTATGGCGAGCGAGAGTCAAACGGACAGCTTTGATGTGCGTACAATGTGGACACAGCATCCACCACAATATGATCTGCAGACGGTGCAGAAATTCGCCACCGGTATGCATGGCCTGATGGCAATACAAAACTGTTGTGGCGAATCGCCGTTGGACGAAGCGTACACGTTACACAACTCAAGCGCCGACGAATACgatgttagtttacaaaaactAGCGTTATTACGACAAAATAACAGTAAAGATGTGGTTAGCGCGCAGCTAAGCAGTCTGCATAAACcgttagattttgaaaaattaaacgcGTTTCTGCTACGCTCATCATTACTCATCTCAAAGGTGCTGTGCTCGACGCACGACAACGCAGCAGAGGATCATCTAACGAAGGTCGCACAGAACTATAAGAGTTTTCAAGAAATTAGCGCGGGTTATGTGCAACTCGAAACGAATTTTTTGAATGCTTTACGCGTAGTGCATGTATTTGCAAGTGCCCGGCATGATCTCATCATAACGGTGCACGCGAGTCCGGCCGATGCCGATGTCTATCGCTGTGATTTTTCTCAACTGCTAATGGTCTGGTCCACCAGTGATAGCACAAATCCATTTCGCTTGCTCTCCACATGGAGTGAGGTTTGTCGCGTCGAGATCTGTTACGATAACACGGATATTGTTGTGTGTGGCCTGCATGATGGCAGCATTGCTATGTGGGATCTGCGCGAAACATACTCCTACTGCTCGAAATTAGATGGATATCTCACGCACTTTGCCGCAACACAATCGGTAGTACCCAATTGGACAGCGAGTAAGGAGCCGGCTCATAGACTCAGCGATCTTGGCGCTGTAGTAGATGTGCGTAGTTTTCGTACGCCACAGCGAGTAATAGCGCCAGGCAGCTACAGATCAATACAG TTCGCGACACTCAATGACAACGGTCTTTTATCGGTTTGGACGCTGGTGGAAACGAACGTCAAGCATTACGAGTTTTCTACGTTGAAAGCAGCTGATACACACCGCAATCACAAGCGAGGCTCAGCAGCTATGCTAAACTCCCGTTATGAGTATAGTTCACCTTGGGCTCGTGTGAAATTAATGCAGAGTGCAATTTGTGATTTACGGGACTACCTAGAGCATGGTCTACACCGCATCCAAACCCAGTTCGAAATGACCAAGCAACTATTCCAAAAGGAAATATACAGCGACGAGATCTTGCGCGAGCTGCACGGCACAAAATCGGCACAGCAACAGCGGCAACAACTGCAGGGTTTACGCTTCACCGGCATCGACACCGGTTGTGAGCGCATCTACGTTTGTACAAATCGCAATTTCGTGCTGAGCTGTTCAAAGAGTCTAAAGTCGGAACGTTTTCGTAAAATAAACATAACCGAAAGCGGGCTGCTCTTCGCAACCGCTTTACAAGTGTTGACAAACGAAAATTTTCTGGCAGTTGGTCTGTCAAATGGTTCAGTGATGATTGTCAATTGCAATCAGCAGAAATTGTCAACGCAACGCAACAGTGAGACGAAACGTTTAGATACTGCGAGTTCATATGCCGATAATCGTCTAAAAGATGTCTACACACCTCAAATGCCTGATATCGATCCGATCACTGGTAAATCATGCGCCATACAAAATATCATACTCAACGAAAGGCGTCTACTGAGTAAGGCTGTTAGCGCATACGAAACGTCATACGAGACGCGTCCATCTACAGCCGCCTACATAGCGTTGATAAGCAATCAGAAACGTCCGTTTGAGCTGTGTGTCTACGATCAGCAAATAATATTGAGTGGTTCCGCGCTGCGTAAGGATTTGGTGCAGTCGCTGCAATTGTCCAGCGATGGTTGGCGACTTTTTGCGCTGACAAATGGTCAAGTGCGTACATATGACTTTTACTTGGATCGCGAGTTGGGAACTCCAGCACTGGATGGTAGTAGTTCCGAACAACGTGTTATGGAAATAGCGGTAGCCAAAAGTTCGCAAAATGCAAATAATCTGATTGTATTGGATGAAGAGAACTACGTAGAAGTGCACTTATTAAAGCattaa
- the LOC105223834 gene encoding uncharacterized protein LOC105223834, with amino-acid sequence MRGNIRDCEPSTSCLRRNIYHLHVPLFVFDTIRLFQDHPKFLRGLKECHIIDMLEKEGYACGDVEAQVKMALKELSSSGFVRYINNGYRTLGPFARLALARTPRQFNIAWDRLCELQKISTTSLSSSCSSRIPSTM; translated from the exons ATGCGTGGCAACATTCGCGATTGTGAACCGTCAACATCATGTCTGCGTCGTAATATTTATCATCTGCACGTgccgctcttcgtcttcgacacgatACGTCTATTTCAGGATCATCCGAAATTTCTGCGCGGCCTAAAAGAGTGTCATATTATCGACATGCTTGAGAAAGA GGGTTATGCTTGCGGTGATGTCGAGGCACAAGTGAAAATGGCACTAAAAGAGCTTTCCTCCAGCGGATTCGTACGTTACATAAACAATGGCTATAGAACATTGGGACCATTTGCACGTCTGGCACTGGCGCGTACGCCACGGCAGTTCAATATCGCATGGGATCGGCTTTGTGAGTTGCAGAAAATCAGCACCACGAGCTTGAGTTCATCGTGTAGTTCACGCATTCCGTCTACAATGTAA
- the LOC105223836 gene encoding uncharacterized protein LOC105223836, with the protein MALKIALIALLSVATSSALSLEGFKCRDHNVMTGDPMTPIRTVRICGVQDYAAPPSYLDFQKISEIEQKARDNYATHSYGNRNLLRSPRPSYTRWPLAPQQTNNESEELLSALIKSLAVAPATYGAARNNPTNSRDLMEAERLLQEKLRSITEDTNEIKSSVNKVDTNIKNMLESLLMQNANQQKDINVNINLKLDPAFEALLRDFMVLLKNEVISEGNEESTSTERIQDGSDEKSDDYASFFSTAYTNENNSSEEQVTEAQVDSAEHSTERDATEEIEDINTWLRLHFGPIVKTPTYDEDTDNSEQENETEKPEESFESWFNANYRRLHTTEAPTDYNSWDEQTYNSQGSQEHVRKGSEENNNRYIDIYTELDDIITSSEENTVSEETTESSEEADNNNYDAIFVPTTMNPVDSSETVEQLENGDKYNYAMATDEKMKMQQKSLCVMKAFQTNLNDLDLLRENLDRCRTEYQKFIVIGDATDSNESKSSEETQSPLIVSEAVVTESNESKSSEETETPIGVSNESNSSEERVNFVTESNESKSSEETEQPIENWYMYDDDYNTLD; encoded by the exons ATGGCATTAAAGATAGCCTTAATTGCATTATTAAGTGTGGCCACAAGTAGTGCGCTTAGTCTGGAGGGATTCAAATGTAGGGATCACAATGTAATGACTGGCGATCCTATGACGCCAATACGTACGGTACGTATCTGTGGTGTGCAGGATTATGCGGCGCCGCCAAGCTATTTGGATTTTCAAAAGATATCGGAAATTGAGCAGAAAG CACGGGACAACTACGCCACTCATTCATATGGCAACCGCAATCTTCTAAGGTCACCTAGGCCATCGTACACGCGCTGGCCATTGGCTCCACAGCAAACGAACAACGAAAGCGAGGAGCTACTTTCAGCACTTATCAAAAGCTTAGCAGTAGCGCCTGCTACTTATGGAGCAGCCAGAAATAACCCTACGAACTCACGTGATCTAATGGAAGCGGAGCGCTTGCTGCAAGAGAAGCTGCGTTCAATTACCGAGGATACCAATGAGATAAAGAGTTCGGTGAATAAAGTCGACACTAATATTAAGAATATGCTCGAAAGTTTGCTAATGCAAAACGCAAATCAGCAAAAGGATATAAAtgttaatataaatttgaagctGGATCCTGCCTTCGAAGCATTATTAAGAGACTTCATGgtattattaaaaaacgaaGTGATTAGCGAAGGCAATGAAGAGTCAACATCAACTGAGCGCATACAAGATGGCAGTGATGAGAAATCGGATGATTATGCCAGCTTTTTCTCAACAGCATATACGAACGAAAATAATAGTTCGGAGGAGCAAGTAACCGAAGCACAAGTTGACAGCGCAGAACATTCGACCGAACGAGATGCCACAGAGGAAATTGAAGATATTAATACTTGGCTGCGTCTACATTTCGGACCGATTGTAAAGACACCGACATACGACGAAGACACAGACAACAGCGAACAGGAAAACGAAACAGAGAAACCGGAAGAAAGTTTTGAATCCTGGTTCAATGCTAATTATCGGAGACTACATACAACTGAAGCACCAACGGATTACAATAGTTGGGATGAACAGACGTATAATTCTCAAGGAAGTCAGGAGCATGTTCGAAAAGGAAGTGAAGAGAATAATAATcgatacatagatatatatactGAGTTGGACGATATAATAACATCTTCCGAAGAAAATACAGTAAGCGAAGAAACCACAGAGAGCAGTGAAGAGGCCGACAATAATAATTATGATGCTATATTTGTGCCAACAACAATGAATCCTGTAGATTCAAGCGAAACAGTTGAACAATTGGAAAATGGCGACAAATATAACTATGCAATGGCAACagatgaaaaaatgaaaatgcaacaaaaatctCTATGTGTTATGAAGGCTTTTCAGACTAACCTTAACGATTTAGATCTTCTCAGAGAGAATCTCGATAGATGTCGTACAGAATATCAAAAGTTTATAGTAATTGGTGATGCAACTGATTCGAATGAATCGAAGAGTAGTGAGGAAACTCAGTCACCCTTAATTGTATCAGAAGCAGTTGTAACGGAATCGAACGAATCAAAGAGTAGTGAGGAAACTGAAACACCCATAGGTGTATCGAACGAATCGAATAGTAGTGAAGAAAGAGTAAATTTTGTAACAGAATCGAACGAATCGAAGAGTAGTGAGGAAACTGAACAACCCATTGAGAATTGGTATATGTATGACGATGATTATAATACACTAGattaa